CTCGAGCTCGATGAAAAACATGAGCGTCTCGGTGATGGTCGGTGCTGTCGTCGGTGGCGGAACCGTCGTCGCCAGCATCACCGCTTTCTACGTCGTCCAGCAGGTCGTCAGCAGCTCGCTGGTCCGTCACCTCGACGCGTCGGTTCCGAGCGGCTCGTGAACCGACCAGACTAGGTCCGACCCGAGCCGCAGTTGCAGCCGTCGCCTTGCGCGAATGGATGCAATTAAGGGGCCCTGTTCAGAACCCTCGAGCATGGCTGAACATTCGGAGTCGACGGATAAGGGTCTGGGACTGGCGATCGCGCTGGGCGCGGTCGCGACGATCGGCGCGGGCGGAATGCTGGTCGGCGCCCCCGACATCGAAGCCGCCTGGGGGTTCGCCGGGGCGATGCTGTTTAGTGCGCTGGCGGTCGTCGCTATCCACCTCTATTGGGACTAACAGTCCGGATCCCGTACCGACGGCGCCGCCTGGGTTTAATACTGCCGACATCGTAAACCGAGACGGACGATGACGGACTACTCCGACGAAGAGCAGCGGATTCTCTCGTACCTTCGCGAGAGCGCCGCCCGCGGCGAGCAGTACTTCCGGGCGAAAAACATCGCCGACGCCATCGGGCTCTCGTCGAAGCAGGTCGGCGCTCGTCTCCCCCATCTCGCCGAGAAATCCGAGGACGTCGACATCGAGAAGTGGGGCCGGGCCCGGTCGACGACCTGGCGGGTCACCGTCAGCTGAGATGGGCCGCTGTCCCGAGTTCCCGAGCAGCTGCGTGCCGTCCCCGGTCTTCGGAACTGACGGACAGTCGTTCGTACGAGGGTTCGTGGTCTTTTTACCCGCGAACGCCTCAGGTAGTGGCATGACTGTACGCGTCGACCGGTCGTTCGAGGTCGCGGCGCCGCCGGATCGGGTCTGGGAGTTCATCTCGGAGCCGGAGAACCGCGCCCGGGCGATCAGCGTCGTCCGGGAGTACTCCGTGGACGGACCGGAGGGTCGGCAAGCGACCTGGCAGGTAGAGCTTCCGATCCCGCTGGTCCGCCAGACGGTCGCCGTCGAAACCGAGGACGTCACCCGCCGTCCCCCCGAGTACGTCAAGTTCACCGGACGGTCGAAGGGGTTAGACGTTACCGGCGAACACCGGATCGTCGAGACCGAGACCGGGAGCCGCCTCGAGAACGAGTTCGTCGTCGACGGGAAACTGCCTGGCGTCGAGAAGTTCTTCAAACGGAACTTAGACGAGGAGCTCGAGAACCTCCGTCGGGCGCTCGAGCGGGAGCTGGAGGGATCGCCGTGACCAGCGGAGTCGAGCTCGCGCTGGCCCAGCTCGAGATCGAGGCCGGCGACGTCGAGGGCAACGTCGAGCGCGCGCTCACGGCGGTCGAACGGGCCGCCGACCGGGGCGCCGACCTGGTCGCGCTGCCGGAGCTGTTCAACGTCGGCTACTTCGCGTTCGAGCTCTACGAGCGCCGCGCGGAGCCGTTCGAGGGGGAGACGTTCCGACGCCTTCGCGAGGCCGCCGCCGAGCACGGGATCGCCGTCCTCGCGGGCACCATCGTCGAGGACCTCGCCGAGACCGAGACCGTCGAGACCCCCGCCGACGAGGGGCTGGCCAACACCGCCGCGCTGTTCGACGCCGACGGCGAGTTGCAGCTGGTCTACCGGAAACACCACCTCTTCGGTTACGAGTCCGCCGAGGCGGAGCTGCTGGTTCCCGGCGAGCGGATCGAGACCGCCTCGATCGGCGGCGTAACGATCGGCGTGACGACCTGCTACGACCTGCGGTTCCCGGAGCTGTACCGCGAACTGGTCGACGCTGGCGCCGAGCTGCTGGTGATCCCGAGCGCCTGGCCCTACCCCCGGATCGAGCACTGGGAGACGCTCTCGCGGGCCCGCGCGATCGAGGACCAGTGTTACGTCGCGACCGTCAACGGGGCCGGAGAGTTCGAGGACGCCACCCTGCTGGGACGGTCGACGGTCTACGACCCCTGGGGCGTGACGCTCGCTTCCAGCGGCGACGACCCGGCCCTCGTGACGGCCACAATCGAGCCCGAGACGGTCGCCGACGTCCGCGAGGAGTTCCCCGCGCTCCGGGACCGCCGACTGTAGTCGAGCTCGACCGCTGTTTTTTTATCCACCGACGGCATTGTCTTCGATGCCGGTTACAGGCGCTTTTCACGTCAGACCGGCACTGCGCGTCGCTCCGGCCGCGCTCGCTCGATTCCCGGGATCGAGCGATCCCACTCCCGTCGGCTCGCCTTCGTCCACGCCACTCCTTTCGCCCACGCCTTTCGCTACCCGTCTTCGACTCGAGCAGCTGGTCACCGTTTCTCGAGGACGACCCGCCACTGGACGTCGCCGTACCGGGCCGCGGCGACCGTCCACGGCGTGCCGACGGTCGCTTCCCGAAGCCGATCGACGCTGAACAGCCGAAACAGCAGCGTCCGACCGACCGCGCCGTCGTACTCACAGTGGTACACTCTGTAGGCCAGCCCGGGCGCGGCGTCCTCGCGGTAGCCGAAGACGTCCACGGTCGCCGCCAGCTCCGGGGCGTAGTTGTCGAGGACGGCGGTGGCGCCGGGGGTCGTCACGAACGCGAGATCGGTGAGGAACTCCCGAACGGCGCCCATCGAGCCGGCCAGTCCGACCTGCGTGCCGATCGCGTGGGCCGACCGGAACCGATCGTGATCGAACGCCGCCCGGAGCGAGAACATGTCGGCGAGCCTGGCGTCCTCGACGCCCCGGTCCCGCATGAGCTCGACGAGCGGTTCGCTCACCTCGATGGCGACGGTCTCGAACCGCCCCTGGTAGTAGACGGCGTCCCGCCCCGCGCCGGCACCCATATCGAGCAGCGGGCCCTCCAGCCACGCGTCGCGCCAGGCGTCCTCGTCGTGGGCGCCGAAGTACCACTCCTCGATGGCGTGCTCGCGAGTCGCCTCGCCGTCGCGATCGAGCAGCGGCGCCGTCCGCTCGTCGCGGTAGTGGTCGCGCACGGCTCGACCGAACGGATCGTGGTCCGTCATACTGTGTGACGCACTTTCAACTCTCGTAAGCGTGAGTGAGAGTTGGTACCGAGGAATGAGGAGGTTGAAACCAAGGTCCGTGGTGTATGGTCGCAAACATCTTTTGTCCCGCGCCGCGTACGAAGCCCATGCCGACGGTTACCTACGAGGCGGAGGAGATCGACTGCGAGGACGGCGCGATCCTTCGGGACGTCCTGCTCGAGGCGGGGCTGTCGCCGCACAACGGGCGGGCGGCCCTGCTCAACTGCCGGGGCCACGGAACCTGTGGCACGTGCGCGGTGGAGATCGACGGCCCCGTAAGCGAGCCGACGACGCGCGAAAAACGCCGGCTCTCGGTGCCGCCACACGATCCCGACGGCGGGCTGCGACTCTCCTGTCAGACGGAAGTACAGGGTGATCTGGCCGTCGAGAAACACGGCGGGTTCTGGGGACAGCACCGAGCGGAGTCGTCCCGCGACTAGCGTCGGCGCGTGACGGCCGCGACGGTCGCTGGCTCCCCGGCGTCGTCACCGTCCCCGGGTGCGAGAGATATGAACGTCGTCGAAATCGGCCGACGGCTGTGGACGCCGCTCAGTCGTCGCGAGTGAGGATGTCCGCGGACAGTCCCTGGGCCATCTCGATATCTTTGGAGTTGTTCATCGTCCAGGCGGTGCGCTCGGTGACGGCCTCGATGGCCTCGCGGGCGCTGGGGTAGCCGTTGCCCGACTTCTTGACGCCGCCGAACGGCAGCTGGACCTCGGCGCCGATACACGGCAGATTCGCGTACGCCAGGCCGATCTCGGCGTGGTCCCGGAAGTAGTTGATCTGGCGGTAGTCCTCCGAGACGATCGCCCCCGCCAGCCCGTAGGGAGTGTCGTTGTGGATCTCGACCGCGTCCTCGATGTCGCCCGAGTACTCGAGCAGAGCGACGTGGGGGCCGAAACACTCCTCTTTCAGACAGCGCAGGTCGGTGTCGTACTCGATCTCGTAGACAAAGGGACCGACCCAGTGGCCGTCCTCGTGGCCGTCGGGAATCTCGTCGTCCTCGAGCTCGAAGCGGTCGACGAGGACGTCGGCGCCCTCCTGGCGCGCCAGCTCGTTGTGTTTCTCGATCTTCTCGAGGATGCTGGGCCTCGATGGCCGGTCCCATGAACGTCGACTCCTCGAGGGGGTCACCGACGGCGACGTCCTCGGCGATGTCGACGAACCGCTCCGTGAACTCGTCGTAGATCTCCTCGTGGACGATCAGGCGCTCGCTCGAAACACAGCGCTGGCCCGTCGTCTTGAACGAGGACATGATCGCCGAATGGACAGCGATGTCGAGGTCCGCCTCCTCGGTGATGACGATGCCGTTCTTCCCGCCCATCTCGCAGGCCGCGAGCTTGCCGGGTTCGCCGCCGACCTTGCTGGCGATCTCCTGGCCGACCTCAGCCGATCCCGTGAAGAGGACGGTGTCGACGCGCTCGTCGTCGGTGATCGCGGCGCCGGCGTCGCCGTACCCCTGGATCATGTTGAAGACGCCGTCGGGGATGCCCGCGTCCTCGAACATCTCCGCGATGATCTGGCCACACCACGGCGTCTGCTCGGCTGGTTTCCAGACGACCGTGTTCCCCTCGACCAGCGCGATCGCCATGTGCCAGAACGGAATCGCGACCGGGAAGTTCCAGGGGGTGATACAGCCGATCACGCCCCGCGGTTTCCGGCGCATGTAGGCGTCCTTGTTCGCGACCTCGCTGGGGACGACGTCGCCGTGGGGGTGGCGGGCGTTGCCCGCCGCCCACTCGACCATGTGCCAGGCCTCCGTGACGTCGGCTTTCCCCTCGCTGATCTCCTTGCCACACTCCTGGCTGACGATCTCGCCGAGCTCCTCGTGGCGCTCGCGCAGCTCGTGGTAGATGTCCCAGAGGTACTCCGCCCGGTCGATGTAGGACAGATCGCGCCACTCCTCGAAGGCCTCGTTTGCCTCCTCGAGGGCGGCGTCGACGTCCTCGGCGGTCCCGCGCCGGAACTCCGCGAGGGTCTCGCCGGTGGCCGGGTTCTCGCTGGCGAACGTCTCCGAACCGTTCCCCTCGGTCCACTCGCCGCCGATGTAGTGCTGGTACGTTTGCGTCCCGGTTTGCTGCGACATAGTCGAACGTTACGCTCCGAACCCATGTAAGCCCCACCGATCATGGTCCCCCCTCCCCTCATCTCCGATCGCCGGCGGAGTCGGCGCCGGTGTTCGGAACAATGTCCCGTTTCGGGTCGCCCGAGCCGCGCGTCCGACGCCCGCTACGGATCCAGTAGCTTCGACTCCGCCCGCCGCAGGTGCTCGAGCAGCGTCGACTTCGCGATCCCGAGGTCGTCGGCCAGCTCCTGGGTCGTGGTCTCCCGTGGCCACTCGTAGTAGCCGGTCTCGCGGGCGTGCTCGAACGCCCGCCGCTGTGCCGCCGTCAGCGTATCGAGGCGCTGCTCGCGGGTCGACCGATCCTCCGAGGACGTGATCGCGGTCACCGTCACCTCGGCGCCGGTCTGGTCGCGAACGTCGTCCAGCGAGGACTCGATCGCCGAGCGATCCCCGGCGAACCGGAGCTGCCAGCGCTCGCTGCCGTCCTCGATGCGAACCGGTGCGCTGTGGACGAACCCGTGCTCGAGTAGCGCGGGACAGATCATCTCGTCGGGATCGTACTCGAGGAAAAACTCGCGGACGACGTTGCCCGGCGCGTTGCGGGCCCGACCGAACCGCTCCTGGAGTTCGAACAGGTCTCCCGCGTGTTCGGAGTCCCGGATCGCCTCCAGCAGCCGCTCGACCTCCGCGGACGTCTCGCCGAACGCCGTGAACAGTCCGGTGACCGTCCTCGGACCGCCGCCGTCGGTTCGGGGCGAGTTGTAGACCGCGTGAGCGAGCACGCCACCTCCCGTCCGGTCGGTCGCTTCGATCGCCCAGCAGTCGGGGTGCCAGAGCTCGAGCGTCAGTCCGACGCTCGACGGCTCGCCCTCCAGACTCATGTGGAATCCTCTCTCAAGGATCGGCTTCTATGTTGTGCTCGACGGCCAGCAGCGAGAGTGTATCGCAGACTCCGCCACTCCGACTACACGATCAGGCTCTCGAGGTCGCGGGGATAGTACGTGAGCGTCTTCGTTCCGTCCTCGGTCACGAGCACCGTATCGGAGTGGCGGAATCCGCCCAGGTCCGGCATGTAGAAGCCGGGCTCGACGGTAAACAGCTCCCCGGAACGGATCTCGCCGTCCTGATCGACGTCGAGGAACGGCCGTTCGTGGCCCTCCATCCCGATGTTGTGGCCGACGTGGTGTTGGGTGTACTTCGCAACACCCTGTTCTTCGTAGTAGTCGACGACGGCCTCCTCGACGGCGGCGTATTCGACGCCCGGTTCGATCGCGTCGATCGCGATCTCCTGGGACTCCCGCATGATCTCGAAGTACGTTCGCTGCTCGTCGGAGACCTCGCCGACGAACATCGTTCGCTCGAGTTCCGTCGTATAGCCGCCGACGTTGGGCTTGACGATAGTTACGATGTTGTCGCCTCGTTCGATCCGCGTCGTTTGGTCCATGCTGTGGGGAAGCTCGGTAACCTCGCCGGTCGTGAACAGACACTGCATCGGGTTCGCCCACGAACGCATTTCGTAGCGATCGCCGAGAGTATCGAGCATCGTCTTCACCGCGTCGGCCTCGACCTCCGCGCGAACTTCGATCGGCCGCCGTCCGACCTCGATCCGCTCCTGGAGGAGACGGTGCCCGAGGTTCGCCCAGACGCTCGCTTCCCGGATGAGTTCGACCTCCGCGTCGCTTTTCGTCTCCCGCATGTCAGTGATGTAGTCCTCGACGCCGACGTTCGCGGGAACCAGCTCCGAGAGTGACGGCCCGGCGTACCCGTTTCGGGACGGGCTCCCGTCAGAATCGACCGCGACCGTCCCATTCGCGAGCCCGAGTCGCTTGCACATCTCGGCGACGCGGTCCATCGGATCGTCCTGCGGGTACTCGAAGTACGTCGTCACGTCGTCGATCGGGAAGTCCTCCCGCGAGGCGTGTTCCTGTTCGAGTCGTGGAACGACCGCTTCGACGCGCTCGTCAGTAACGCCGAGCGCAACCGGTCGTTCGGTCGGAAGGTGATACATTCCGCTGATGTAGTGAATATTCAACGCTCCGAAAAGGACGAGCCCGTCGTAGCCGTCCTCCTTAGCGCGTTCGACCAGCTCCCGTTTCCGATTTCGATGTTCCGATTCGGGAATCGCGAGATTTTGCATCGGTTGACACCAGACGGCTCTCGGTATTAAAACCGGATCCGTCGAACGTTCAGTGGTGTATTTAAGTAGGGCGTGTCGAATTTCCACCACATGGCAGTCGAAGCTAACGCAACGTTGCTCTACATCGTCGTCGGCTACCTGATCGTGATGCTCGGCGTCGGGGCCTGGGCCTACGGGAAGACCGAGACCGCCGAGGACTTCATGGTCGCCGGCCGGAGCCTCGGCGCGGTGGTCATCGCGGGAACGCTGATGGCGACGTGGATGGGCTCCGGGACGGTCACCGGGGGCGCAAACTCCATTGCGTACGACAACGGGTTGTGGCCCGCGCTCCTCTTCGGAACGGCTGCACTCATCGGCATCGGGATCCTGAAAGCGCTCGCGCCCCGGATCCGCGGGTTCGACAAGCTGACGGTTCCCGAAATGATCGAGGAGGAACTCGGGCGAGAAGGCCGTATCATTAGCCTGGTCGTTATCGCCTTCGCGTACGTCGGCATCGTCTCCTACCAGTTCATCGGCCTCGGGTTCGTCCTGAACGTCACGACCGGAATTTCTGTCACGCAGGGGACGATCATCGGGACGGTCGTCATCATCGCGCTGGCAGCGATGGGCGGACTCATGTCCGTCGCGTACACCGACGCGATCAGCGCCTTTCTGATGCTGATCGGACTCGTCGTCGCCGTCCCGTTCGTCGTCCTCAACGCCGGTGGCGTCGAGGGGATCGCGGCGAACGTCCCCGAGACCCACTTCGATGCGCTCGGGAATCTCTCTTTCCTGCAGTTTTTCGCGCTGTGGGCCCCTCCGCTCCTGTTGATTCTCGCCGACCAGAACATGTACCAGCGGATCATCGCTGGCGAAAGCGACGAGGGAACGAACACCGGGTTGATCGCCTGGTTCGTCGGGGTTGCAGCGGCCATGACGCTCGTTCCAGTGATCGCGTTCGCGTCGAGAGCGATGTTTCCGGAACTCGATCCTGGGATGGCGCTGATCGCGACGACGACCGAGATTCCGGTCTGGGTCGGTGGCATTCTCCTCGCGGCCGCGGCGGCGTTTATTATTACAACCGGTAGCTCCTACCTGTTGTCCGCCTGTACGAACCTCTCGCAGGACCTCTACAAGGGGTTCATCAATCCGAACGCCTCGGACCAACGGGTCTTCTGGCTGACGCGGCTCTTCGTGATCGTGCTCGGCGTCTTTGCGTTCGTCCTCGGACAGTACTTCCCGACCATTCTCGAGGTCCAGATGTATTCGTATACGGCCTACGGTGCTGCGATCACGCCGCCACTCCTGGCGATCTTCCTGATGCGTGATCGGCTGACGAAGCGCGGCGGTCTCACCGGAATGATCGTCGGTGCGCTGCTTGCGGTGACGTGGGATACGGTACTCGCGAGTCCCTACGGACTGGACGCGGTGATCGTTGCCGCACCCGTCGGTGGACTGCTCATCGTCGCCGTTAGCTATCTCACAACCGACACGTCGACTCCGACCGCGAGTCGTACCTGACGGAAACGACAGCCCATCGAGAACTGCAGGGTTTCCGGACTGAACACCCCGAAACGAGTGTTCTACACTCGAGGGTCCGTCACCGGTCTTCTTTTTCCCCGCGATCCTTCGTCACGGTCCGATCCCCGTGGGGTGGTGCCTCCTCGGTGTCCGGGTGGCGTTCGTCGCCGGCTTCGTCCATCTCCTCGGTTTCGGGCTCGAGGGCCTCGCCGGAGCGGCCCTCCTCGTCCGGGAGGTCGTCGGCCGGTTCCGTCCCCTGTCCGACCTCGCGCTGTTCGCCCCACGATTCCGACTCCTCGCCGGTGCTCTCGTCGCGTTCGATCACCGGCTCGCTCTCGACGTCCTCGACGTCGTCGGCGTTCGCAGCGGCGTCGGGTTCCGCGCCGCCGTCGTCGCCAGCCCGCTCGAGCTGAACCGTCCCGTCGGTGATCCCGCCGATATCGTCCTCGCCGAACGAGACGGTATTCTCGGCGTCGTCGACGTTCTGGCCGAGTGCACCTCTAAGCGCATCGGTCGCGTCGGGGTCGCGGTCGATCTCGGCCGTCGCTCCCTCGACGGAGGCGACGACGCCGACCCGCTCCCCGTCCGCAGTCTCGACTGGTTTGCCGACGTCGTCCTCAGTGAGTTGGGTTCCCATAGGCACACTAGCGGTGAGCGGGAAAAACGGCCAATGCCTGCACTCGCGGGGCCGCGGAGCCGTCGGTCGGAGACCCCGCTCGTCAGCGCTGACGACCCAGATCCGCCGCCTTCTCGATCTCGCTTCGCAGCGTCGTCGAGTCGAACTCGTGGTCGGGCCGCAGCCGGACGAAATCCAGGAACCGACGCGCCGACAGCAGCGTCTCCGGATCGTACACCGAGAGGGCCGCCGACACAGCCTCCCGGGGTCCGAGCCGTGGTTCCAGTACCGCGAGCGCACAGGCCAGGTCGTAGGCGGTCGTCTCCTCGACCCTGTCGGCGTGGACGCTGGTCGCGTCGATGAAGTAGAGCTCGCCGCCGCGAAGCAGGATGTTCTCGGCTCGCAGGTCACCGTGGGCCATGTCGTGGTCGTGCAGCGTCGCCAGCATCTCGAAGAGCTCGCCAGCCTGCGCGGCGACGACCGCGTCGGAGGTCTCCCCGAGCGTCTTGAATTCCGGGAGGTACTCG
This genomic window from Natronococcus occultus SP4 contains:
- a CDS encoding DUF7525 family protein, producing the protein MAEHSESTDKGLGLAIALGAVATIGAGGMLVGAPDIEAAWGFAGAMLFSALAVVAIHLYWD
- a CDS encoding DUF7123 family protein, with protein sequence MTDYSDEEQRILSYLRESAARGEQYFRAKNIADAIGLSSKQVGARLPHLAEKSEDVDIEKWGRARSTTWRVTVS
- a CDS encoding SRPBCC family protein yields the protein MTVRVDRSFEVAAPPDRVWEFISEPENRARAISVVREYSVDGPEGRQATWQVELPIPLVRQTVAVETEDVTRRPPEYVKFTGRSKGLDVTGEHRIVETETGSRLENEFVVDGKLPGVEKFFKRNLDEELENLRRALERELEGSP
- a CDS encoding carbon-nitrogen family hydrolase, which codes for MTSGVELALAQLEIEAGDVEGNVERALTAVERAADRGADLVALPELFNVGYFAFELYERRAEPFEGETFRRLREAAAEHGIAVLAGTIVEDLAETETVETPADEGLANTAALFDADGELQLVYRKHHLFGYESAEAELLVPGERIETASIGGVTIGVTTCYDLRFPELYRELVDAGAELLVIPSAWPYPRIEHWETLSRARAIEDQCYVATVNGAGEFEDATLLGRSTVYDPWGVTLASSGDDPALVTATIEPETVADVREEFPALRDRRL
- a CDS encoding 2Fe-2S iron-sulfur cluster-binding protein; the encoded protein is MPTVTYEAEEIDCEDGAILRDVLLEAGLSPHNGRAALLNCRGHGTCGTCAVEIDGPVSEPTTREKRRLSVPPHDPDGGLRLSCQTEVQGDLAVEKHGGFWGQHRAESSRD
- a CDS encoding helix-turn-helix domain-containing protein produces the protein MSLEGEPSSVGLTLELWHPDCWAIEATDRTGGGVLAHAVYNSPRTDGGGPRTVTGLFTAFGETSAEVERLLEAIRDSEHAGDLFELQERFGRARNAPGNVVREFFLEYDPDEMICPALLEHGFVHSAPVRIEDGSERWQLRFAGDRSAIESSLDDVRDQTGAEVTVTAITSSEDRSTREQRLDTLTAAQRRAFEHARETGYYEWPRETTTQELADDLGIAKSTLLEHLRRAESKLLDP
- a CDS encoding M24 family metallopeptidase; this translates as MQNLAIPESEHRNRKRELVERAKEDGYDGLVLFGALNIHYISGMYHLPTERPVALGVTDERVEAVVPRLEQEHASREDFPIDDVTTYFEYPQDDPMDRVAEMCKRLGLANGTVAVDSDGSPSRNGYAGPSLSELVPANVGVEDYITDMRETKSDAEVELIREASVWANLGHRLLQERIEVGRRPIEVRAEVEADAVKTMLDTLGDRYEMRSWANPMQCLFTTGEVTELPHSMDQTTRIERGDNIVTIVKPNVGGYTTELERTMFVGEVSDEQRTYFEIMRESQEIAIDAIEPGVEYAAVEEAVVDYYEEQGVAKYTQHHVGHNIGMEGHERPFLDVDQDGEIRSGELFTVEPGFYMPDLGGFRHSDTVLVTEDGTKTLTYYPRDLESLIV
- a CDS encoding sodium:solute symporter family protein; amino-acid sequence: MAVEANATLLYIVVGYLIVMLGVGAWAYGKTETAEDFMVAGRSLGAVVIAGTLMATWMGSGTVTGGANSIAYDNGLWPALLFGTAALIGIGILKALAPRIRGFDKLTVPEMIEEELGREGRIISLVVIAFAYVGIVSYQFIGLGFVLNVTTGISVTQGTIIGTVVIIALAAMGGLMSVAYTDAISAFLMLIGLVVAVPFVVLNAGGVEGIAANVPETHFDALGNLSFLQFFALWAPPLLLILADQNMYQRIIAGESDEGTNTGLIAWFVGVAAAMTLVPVIAFASRAMFPELDPGMALIATTTEIPVWVGGILLAAAAAFIITTGSSYLLSACTNLSQDLYKGFINPNASDQRVFWLTRLFVIVLGVFAFVLGQYFPTILEVQMYSYTAYGAAITPPLLAIFLMRDRLTKRGGLTGMIVGALLAVTWDTVLASPYGLDAVIVAAPVGGLLIVAVSYLTTDTSTPTASRT
- a CDS encoding phosphotransferase, whose protein sequence is MDIRQLARGTVEWNRIERVVRTLADRYGREDVRVEFLEADNWLSTPCVIDEEWFVKIVSRQNALVHALLTTGRNVGAFSSGTEGFFDRFDTPREMVEHEYEATRRMREIGINAPRPIDAFEVNGLGVLVLEYLPEFKTLGETSDAVVAAQAGELFEMLATLHDHDMAHGDLRAENILLRGGELYFIDATSVHADRVEETTAYDLACALAVLEPRLGPREAVSAALSVYDPETLLSARRFLDFVRLRPDHEFDSTTLRSEIEKAADLGRQR